Proteins from one Microbacterium proteolyticum genomic window:
- a CDS encoding ABC transporter substrate-binding protein: MVHLTRAASWVALTAATALVLSGCGATGSAGDPTDVNPEGEIKPREISWLLSRPADGGVITAMQKIADEYAADHPGFSLNLITTPDRPSYIQKYETLAAANKLPELFDTDATPFAQKLAQQGRMVDVDLLLKDLGLSDEYRDVALTYQRFDDGSLYMVPFEFQLEFFWYNKDLLAQAGVPIPATLDDFAPMCTALRAKGITPIALDGADGWPLERYMAYYPFRQAGPEYVQKLKTGEAKFSDAPGRAAADWLYGLGQAGCFQEGFSATGYADAQAQFTSGKAAVYNIGTWELANLATDKLDAGVRDSVDYFTLPTISGAVTADNEYVTPSGIGMAVNSATYDPLVRDFLRFALERYPAEVAASGALSPTTGVETTIPANATPLYSRAIEQAGDVGPKIAMPWDTQLDPATNTRLQQELTLLVQGDITPDEFVSTMDAALTENVGG, encoded by the coding sequence ATGGTCCACCTCACCCGAGCGGCATCCTGGGTCGCCCTGACCGCCGCGACCGCGCTCGTCCTGTCCGGATGCGGCGCGACCGGCTCCGCCGGCGACCCGACCGACGTCAACCCCGAGGGCGAGATCAAGCCCCGCGAGATCTCGTGGCTGCTGTCGCGTCCGGCCGACGGCGGCGTGATCACCGCGATGCAGAAGATCGCCGACGAGTACGCCGCCGACCACCCCGGCTTCTCGCTGAACCTCATCACGACGCCCGATCGCCCCAGCTACATCCAGAAGTACGAGACCCTGGCCGCCGCCAACAAGCTGCCCGAGCTCTTCGACACGGATGCCACGCCCTTCGCGCAGAAGCTCGCTCAGCAGGGCCGCATGGTCGACGTCGACCTGCTGCTGAAGGACCTCGGCCTGTCCGACGAGTACCGCGACGTCGCCCTGACCTACCAGCGCTTCGACGACGGCTCGCTGTACATGGTGCCGTTCGAGTTCCAGCTGGAGTTCTTCTGGTACAACAAGGACCTGCTCGCGCAGGCCGGGGTGCCCATCCCCGCGACGCTCGACGACTTCGCCCCGATGTGCACGGCGCTCCGAGCCAAGGGCATCACGCCGATCGCCCTGGACGGTGCCGACGGCTGGCCGCTCGAGCGGTACATGGCCTACTACCCGTTCCGCCAGGCGGGCCCCGAGTACGTGCAGAAGCTGAAGACCGGCGAGGCGAAGTTCTCGGACGCTCCCGGACGCGCCGCCGCCGACTGGCTGTACGGGCTCGGACAGGCCGGCTGCTTCCAGGAGGGCTTCTCCGCCACGGGGTACGCCGACGCCCAGGCGCAGTTCACCTCCGGCAAGGCGGCGGTGTACAACATCGGCACGTGGGAGCTGGCGAACCTCGCCACCGACAAGCTCGACGCGGGCGTGCGCGACAGCGTCGACTACTTCACGCTCCCGACGATCTCCGGAGCCGTGACCGCCGACAACGAGTACGTGACGCCGTCCGGCATCGGCATGGCCGTCAACTCCGCCACGTACGACCCGCTCGTGCGCGACTTCCTGCGGTTCGCCCTCGAGCGCTACCCCGCCGAGGTCGCCGCCTCGGGCGCCCTCTCGCCGACCACGGGCGTGGAGACGACCATCCCCGCGAACGCGACCCCGCTGTACTCGCGGGCGATCGAGCAGGCCGGTGACGTGGGCCCGAAGATCGCGATGCCCTGGGACACCCAGCTCGACCCCGCCACGAACACCCGTCTGCAGCAGGAGCTGACCCTCCTGGTGCAGGGCGACATCACGCCCGACGAGTTCGTCAGCACGATGGACGCGGCTCTGACGGAGAACGTCGGTGGCTGA
- a CDS encoding glycoside hydrolase family 32 protein, whose amino-acid sequence MSLPRPRFHLAPARNWMNDPNGLVHTGGRWHAFFQYNPAGNDWGNMSWGHASSPDLLHWEEHPVALAHRPGEQIFSGSVVAGPGDALTAFYTSAYAHGIQAQSRATSLDGGLTWTPDAANPVLDRDSSDFRDPKVVALPGGGWLMLAVEAVERRVVFYASDDLESWRETGSFGPLGPTGVVWECPDLVRLPVEGSDAAAWVLLLSTNPVGDAPDPAGSAMHYVVGDLVGDVFRADEDVLLPVDHGRDFYAGVTFHDAPGGAAVMLAWMNNWRYAHAVPTAPWRGAMSLPRTLGLRRIAGALRLVQHPVLPAAPDATPLPEAGIDPHALIEIRRDPADTGILRIRLDGEADAAVEIVHDPTARTLTVSRTGEAAQTLHPDFAGARVAPLLEAGVAVFTIVLDGPLLEVFADRGATVLSHLVTLGAGHVAVRATSEGAEAPAVRIVGLDNAQEGRAVPAAA is encoded by the coding sequence GTGAGCCTGCCCCGCCCGCGCTTCCACCTCGCGCCCGCGCGCAACTGGATGAACGACCCCAACGGCCTCGTGCACACCGGCGGCCGGTGGCACGCGTTCTTCCAGTACAACCCCGCGGGCAACGACTGGGGCAACATGAGCTGGGGCCACGCGTCCAGCCCCGACCTCCTGCACTGGGAGGAGCATCCCGTCGCCCTCGCCCATCGCCCCGGCGAGCAGATCTTCTCGGGATCGGTCGTGGCCGGCCCCGGCGACGCCCTGACGGCGTTCTACACGAGCGCCTACGCCCACGGCATCCAGGCCCAGTCTCGCGCGACCAGTCTCGACGGCGGCCTCACCTGGACCCCGGATGCCGCCAACCCGGTGCTCGACCGCGACAGCTCCGACTTCCGCGACCCGAAGGTCGTCGCGCTCCCGGGCGGCGGCTGGCTGATGCTCGCGGTCGAGGCGGTGGAACGGCGCGTCGTGTTCTACGCCTCCGACGACCTGGAATCGTGGCGCGAGACGGGGTCGTTCGGCCCGCTCGGCCCGACCGGGGTCGTGTGGGAATGCCCGGATCTCGTGCGGCTCCCGGTCGAGGGATCAGATGCCGCCGCCTGGGTGCTGCTGCTGAGCACGAACCCCGTGGGCGACGCGCCCGACCCGGCCGGGTCGGCGATGCACTACGTCGTCGGCGACCTCGTCGGCGACGTGTTCCGCGCCGACGAGGACGTCCTCCTCCCCGTCGACCACGGCCGGGACTTCTACGCCGGCGTCACCTTCCACGACGCCCCCGGCGGCGCGGCGGTGATGCTCGCCTGGATGAACAACTGGCGCTACGCGCACGCCGTGCCGACCGCTCCGTGGCGCGGCGCGATGTCGCTGCCGCGCACGTTGGGGCTGCGCCGCATCGCGGGCGCGCTACGGCTCGTGCAGCACCCGGTCCTCCCCGCAGCCCCGGACGCGACGCCCCTGCCGGAGGCCGGTATCGATCCCCACGCGCTCATCGAGATCCGTCGCGACCCCGCGGACACCGGCATCCTGCGCATCCGGCTCGACGGCGAAGCGGATGCCGCGGTCGAGATCGTGCACGACCCGACCGCTCGCACCCTCACCGTGTCGCGCACGGGCGAAGCCGCGCAGACGTTGCACCCGGACTTCGCCGGCGCGCGCGTCGCCCCGCTGCTCGAAGCGGGCGTGGCGGTGTTCACGATCGTGCTGGACGGCCCCCTCCTGGAGGTCTTCGCCGACCGGGGCGCCACCGTGCTCTCGCACCTGGTGACCCTCGGCGCGGGACACGTGGCCGTCCGCGCCACCTCCGAGGGGGCGGAGGCTCCCGCCGTGCGCATCGTCGGGCTCGACAACGCGCAGGAAGGTCGGGCAGTTCCGGCGGCCGCCTGA
- a CDS encoding carbohydrate ABC transporter permease → MLPRRSGLAVAVFLVPPLLLYGAAVLLPIVQSLVLSLFSWDGITDLAFVGLDNYVKMFTRDDVFWTAFGNALGYLAICLVLQLGGALAVAGLLTALPRARELVKTLYLLPAVISTVAIAFLFVRIYSLEPVGLLNQLLAWVGLDGLQTAWLSNVQTVLAAVSIPEGWRFTGLYMLIIYAALIAVPKELEEAARLDGASWWQTFWRIRFPYIRPVWITTTVMATTFALRGFDIPYLLTNGGPGQASELLTTYMYKTAFVHTDYGYASAISVFIVVECLVAVGLIFLLLRRKDA, encoded by the coding sequence ATGCTGCCGCGGCGCTCGGGCCTGGCCGTCGCCGTCTTCCTCGTGCCCCCGCTGCTGCTCTACGGCGCCGCGGTCCTCCTCCCCATCGTGCAGTCGCTCGTGCTGAGCCTGTTCTCGTGGGACGGCATCACCGACCTCGCGTTCGTGGGCCTGGACAACTACGTGAAGATGTTCACGCGCGACGACGTGTTCTGGACGGCCTTCGGCAACGCGCTCGGGTATCTCGCCATCTGCCTGGTCCTCCAGCTCGGGGGCGCCCTGGCGGTGGCGGGGCTCCTCACCGCCCTCCCCCGGGCCCGCGAACTGGTCAAGACGCTGTACCTGCTGCCGGCGGTCATCTCCACCGTGGCGATCGCGTTCCTCTTCGTCCGCATCTACTCGCTCGAGCCCGTGGGTCTGCTCAACCAGCTGCTGGCGTGGGTGGGACTCGACGGCCTCCAGACGGCCTGGCTCTCCAACGTGCAGACGGTGCTGGCGGCGGTGTCCATCCCCGAGGGGTGGCGCTTCACCGGTCTCTACATGCTCATCATCTACGCGGCGCTCATCGCGGTGCCCAAGGAGCTCGAGGAGGCCGCGCGCCTGGACGGCGCCTCCTGGTGGCAGACCTTCTGGCGGATCCGCTTCCCCTACATCCGTCCCGTCTGGATCACCACGACCGTGATGGCCACGACCTTCGCGCTGCGCGGCTTCGACATCCCGTACCTGCTGACCAACGGCGGACCGGGTCAGGCGTCGGAGCTGCTGACCACCTACATGTACAAGACGGCGTTCGTCCACACCGACTACGGCTACGCCAGTGCCATCTCGGTCTTCATCGTGGTCGAGTGCCTCGTCGCGGTGGGACTCATCTTCCTGCTGCTGCGTCGAAAGGACGCGTGA
- a CDS encoding family 43 glycosylhydrolase: protein MDQRGFFRPPNAWVGDVIPWEEDGRFHLFYLHESRQVPRIGMPWHRVVTDDLVTFVETGPALPSGGPDAADFNVYTGSVVVDGGIHHVFYTGQNPERIGADGLPLQVVLHATSDDGMRTWVRHPDDTFGATPGYETADWRDPFVFRDDEAGVWRMLVTARHADGPERRRGVIAQCVSHDLRTWEAAEPFWDPRRYIAHECPEVFEWNGWWYLVYSEFSESFTTRYRVSRSLHGPWQVPENDTIDGRAYYAAKSAARDGRRFFFGWISSREGGRDDGAWQWAGTLSVLEAEQNADGSLRFHPPLELSAGFGERLDSAASGTVLSAPDGYADLVLPTDLPAAFRVDAVFDIAPGTTECGLLLRASADGDEAYVLRLEPRRNRLVFDRWPRRRTGGEQWQISGDVPHVIELERPVTLAPGPHRLEVVVDGDLCVATVDGSVTLSTRLYDRTDGRVGAFVGEGTATVLSLEITGPSTTAVPAASLDDALVSS, encoded by the coding sequence ATGGACCAGCGAGGGTTCTTCCGACCGCCGAACGCCTGGGTCGGCGACGTCATCCCGTGGGAGGAGGACGGCCGGTTCCACCTCTTCTACCTGCACGAATCGCGGCAGGTCCCCAGAATCGGGATGCCGTGGCACCGCGTCGTCACCGATGACCTCGTCACGTTCGTCGAGACCGGTCCCGCGCTCCCCTCGGGAGGGCCGGATGCCGCGGACTTCAACGTCTACACCGGCAGCGTCGTCGTGGACGGCGGCATCCACCACGTCTTCTACACCGGGCAGAACCCCGAACGGATCGGTGCGGACGGCCTCCCGCTCCAGGTCGTCCTGCACGCCACCAGCGACGACGGGATGCGCACGTGGGTCCGCCACCCCGACGACACCTTCGGCGCGACCCCGGGATACGAGACCGCCGACTGGCGCGATCCCTTCGTCTTCCGCGACGACGAGGCCGGCGTGTGGCGCATGCTCGTCACCGCCCGTCACGCCGACGGCCCCGAGCGGCGACGCGGGGTGATCGCGCAGTGCGTCTCGCACGACCTCCGCACGTGGGAGGCCGCCGAGCCCTTCTGGGACCCGCGCCGCTACATCGCCCACGAATGCCCCGAGGTCTTCGAGTGGAACGGGTGGTGGTATCTCGTGTACTCCGAGTTCAGCGAGTCCTTCACCACGCGCTACCGCGTCTCGCGCAGCCTCCACGGGCCGTGGCAGGTGCCCGAGAACGACACGATCGACGGACGCGCCTACTACGCCGCGAAATCCGCCGCCCGCGACGGGCGCCGGTTCTTCTTCGGCTGGATCTCCTCCCGCGAGGGCGGTCGTGACGACGGCGCATGGCAGTGGGCGGGGACGCTCTCGGTCCTGGAGGCGGAGCAGAACGCCGACGGCTCGCTGCGCTTCCATCCGCCCCTGGAGCTCTCCGCGGGCTTCGGCGAGCGCCTCGACTCGGCGGCATCCGGAACGGTCCTGTCGGCCCCCGACGGCTACGCCGACCTCGTCCTCCCGACCGACCTCCCCGCCGCCTTCCGCGTGGACGCCGTCTTCGACATCGCCCCCGGGACGACGGAATGCGGCCTCCTGCTCCGGGCGAGCGCGGACGGCGACGAGGCCTACGTCCTGCGCCTCGAGCCACGACGGAACCGTCTGGTGTTCGACCGCTGGCCCCGCCGCCGGACGGGCGGCGAGCAGTGGCAGATCTCGGGGGACGTCCCCCACGTCATCGAGCTCGAGCGTCCGGTGACGCTCGCTCCGGGACCGCACCGGCTCGAGGTCGTCGTCGACGGCGATCTGTGCGTCGCCACAGTGGACGGTTCGGTGACCCTCAGCACGCGCCTCTACGACCGGACCGACGGTCGCGTCGGCGCCTTCGTCGGCGAGGGCACCGCGACGGTGCTCTCGCTGGAGATCACCGGCCCCTCCACTACCGCCGTCCCGGCCGCGTCGCTCGACGACGCCCTCGTCTCGTCCTGA
- a CDS encoding Asp23/Gls24 family envelope stress response protein has product MAIEEKPAAPTAAPQGSRVDRASAGSANLAADTAGKTTIADSVVAKVAGIAAREVTGVYALGGGGARAFGAIRDAINATDLTQGVKVEVGETQAAADLTIVVEYPAPIQEVADQVRARVAGAISRLVGLEVVEVNVDVNDIHIPGDDDDDSTPSRVS; this is encoded by the coding sequence ATGGCTATCGAAGAAAAGCCCGCGGCCCCCACCGCCGCGCCCCAGGGCTCGCGCGTGGACCGCGCATCCGCCGGCTCCGCGAACCTCGCCGCCGACACCGCCGGCAAGACCACCATCGCCGACTCCGTCGTGGCCAAGGTCGCCGGCATCGCGGCGCGAGAGGTCACCGGCGTCTACGCCCTCGGCGGTGGCGGAGCGCGCGCCTTCGGCGCGATCCGCGACGCGATCAACGCCACCGACCTGACGCAGGGCGTCAAGGTCGAGGTGGGCGAGACCCAGGCGGCCGCCGACCTCACCATCGTGGTCGAGTACCCCGCTCCGATCCAGGAGGTGGCCGACCAGGTGCGCGCGCGCGTCGCCGGTGCCATCAGCCGTCTCGTCGGCCTCGAGGTCGTCGAGGTGAACGTCGACGTCAACGACATCCACATCCCGGGTGACGATGACGACGACTCGACCCCCTCGCGCGTGTCATGA
- a CDS encoding carbohydrate ABC transporter permease, giving the protein MSTTLAPPPVASVPPSDAPEPRAVHRSPRVRVQRTLLTVTVILIVVVQVYPLLWLFLTSFRTASDFAGGDPFALPSEWTLDNYARAFATGNLALNIANSFIVTLGASLLIVVAGMMAAYALQVLGFRFSGFVRALFLLGIIVPVQIALVPLFIDYSQVGLLDTHLSMILPLAAFSLPMGIYLFSSFYEYIPRELYEAASLDGAGPYRIFLQITAPLSVNTIITVVLVNSIFIWNDFIFANTFVLSDGLKTIPLGLQNYIGAMGNTDWTATFAAVCVTVTPLLLVFLVLNKAMIAGLESGATKG; this is encoded by the coding sequence ATGAGCACGACTCTCGCCCCGCCCCCGGTGGCATCCGTCCCCCCGTCCGACGCCCCGGAACCGCGCGCCGTGCACCGCTCGCCGCGGGTGCGCGTGCAGCGGACTCTCCTGACGGTGACGGTGATCCTCATCGTCGTGGTGCAGGTGTACCCGCTGCTGTGGCTGTTCCTCACGAGCTTCCGCACCGCGTCGGATTTCGCCGGAGGAGATCCCTTCGCGCTGCCGTCGGAGTGGACGCTCGACAACTACGCCCGCGCCTTCGCGACCGGGAACCTGGCGCTGAACATCGCCAACAGCTTCATCGTCACCCTCGGCGCCAGCCTTCTGATCGTCGTGGCCGGCATGATGGCCGCGTACGCGCTGCAGGTCCTCGGCTTCCGGTTCAGCGGGTTCGTCCGGGCGCTGTTCCTGCTCGGCATCATCGTGCCCGTGCAGATCGCGCTCGTGCCGCTGTTCATCGATTACTCGCAGGTCGGGCTGCTCGACACGCACCTCTCGATGATCCTGCCGCTCGCGGCGTTCTCGCTGCCGATGGGGATCTACCTGTTCTCGTCGTTCTACGAGTACATCCCGCGGGAGCTGTACGAGGCCGCGTCCCTGGACGGCGCGGGCCCGTACCGGATCTTCCTGCAGATCACGGCGCCGCTGTCGGTGAACACGATCATCACGGTCGTCCTGGTCAACAGCATCTTCATCTGGAACGACTTCATCTTCGCGAACACGTTCGTTCTGTCCGATGGACTCAAGACCATCCCGCTGGGGCTGCAAAACTACATCGGAGCGATGGGCAACACCGACTGGACGGCGACGTTCGCCGCGGTGTGCGTCACGGTGACGCCACTGCTGCTGGTGTTCCTCGTGCTGAACAAGGCGATGATCGCCGGCCTGGAGAGCGGAGCCACCAAGGGATGA
- a CDS encoding glycoside hydrolase family 32 protein — translation MPFEISRRTLLQGAGAGAFGLALASAAPVAARATPPSQRAIYHMTPPTAWLCDPQRPIVSGGQYQLYYLHSDVNNGPGGWDHATTDGVSFVHHGTVMPLTNGVPVWSGCLVVDEANTAGFGAGAVIALATRPTDGIRKYQEQYLYWSTDGGFSFTMLPDPVLVNTDGRAAQTPAEIDNAEWCRDPKVHWDASRGEWVMALGRARYAGFYTSSNLRQWTWRSNFDYPNPQLGGIECPDLFQMTADDGTRHWVLGASMDAYTVGLPMTYAYWMGTWNGTHFVADDPTPQWLDWGWDWYGAVTWPSIEAPDTRRLAIGWMNNWKYAARDVPTDVSDGYNGQNSIVRELRLEKQPGGWYSLLSAPISALAGRATSTVTLPDRTVNGSAVLPWTGRAYELEVDIAWTDAVNVGVSVGRSADGSRHTNIGKYGSDLYVDRGPSDRAGYALAPYTRAAAPIDPAARSVHLRIFVDRQSVEVFVNAGHTVLSQRVHFLDGDTGISLYTDGGAAQFSGLTIREFATPV, via the coding sequence ATGCCGTTCGAGATCTCCCGCCGCACCCTGCTGCAGGGCGCCGGAGCCGGGGCCTTCGGCCTCGCCCTGGCGTCCGCGGCTCCCGTGGCCGCCCGCGCCACCCCGCCGTCGCAACGCGCGATTTACCACATGACCCCGCCGACGGCCTGGCTGTGCGATCCGCAGCGCCCGATCGTCTCGGGCGGGCAGTACCAGCTGTACTACCTCCATTCCGACGTCAACAACGGTCCCGGCGGGTGGGATCACGCCACCACCGACGGCGTGAGCTTCGTCCACCACGGCACCGTCATGCCGCTGACGAACGGGGTCCCCGTGTGGTCGGGGTGCCTCGTGGTCGACGAGGCGAACACCGCGGGATTCGGCGCGGGAGCGGTCATCGCGCTCGCGACCCGTCCCACCGACGGCATCCGGAAATACCAGGAGCAGTATCTCTACTGGTCGACCGACGGCGGGTTCAGCTTCACGATGCTCCCCGACCCCGTCCTCGTCAACACGGATGGTCGCGCCGCCCAGACCCCGGCCGAGATCGACAACGCCGAGTGGTGCCGCGACCCGAAGGTGCACTGGGACGCGTCGCGCGGTGAATGGGTCATGGCTCTCGGCCGTGCCCGCTACGCGGGTTTCTACACCTCGTCGAACCTCCGGCAGTGGACGTGGCGCAGCAACTTCGACTACCCGAACCCGCAGCTCGGTGGGATCGAATGCCCCGATCTGTTCCAGATGACCGCCGACGACGGCACCCGGCACTGGGTGCTGGGGGCGAGCATGGATGCCTACACGGTCGGGCTCCCGATGACCTACGCGTACTGGATGGGAACGTGGAACGGCACGCACTTCGTCGCCGACGACCCGACCCCGCAGTGGCTGGACTGGGGCTGGGACTGGTACGGGGCGGTGACGTGGCCGAGCATCGAGGCGCCCGACACCCGACGGCTGGCGATCGGGTGGATGAACAACTGGAAGTACGCCGCGCGTGACGTCCCCACCGACGTCTCCGACGGCTACAACGGCCAGAACTCGATCGTGCGCGAGCTGCGCCTGGAGAAGCAGCCCGGCGGGTGGTACAGCCTGCTCAGCGCACCGATCTCCGCCCTGGCGGGTCGCGCGACCTCGACGGTGACCCTGCCGGACCGGACGGTGAACGGCAGTGCGGTGCTCCCCTGGACGGGGCGTGCCTACGAGCTCGAGGTGGACATCGCCTGGACCGATGCGGTCAACGTCGGCGTCTCGGTCGGCCGGTCGGCCGACGGGTCCCGCCACACGAACATCGGCAAGTACGGATCCGACCTCTACGTCGACCGGGGGCCGTCCGACCGTGCCGGATACGCTCTCGCGCCGTACACCCGCGCGGCCGCGCCCATCGACCCCGCGGCCAGGTCCGTGCACCTGCGCATCTTCGTCGATCGCCAGAGCGTGGAGGTCTTCGTCAACGCCGGGCACACCGTGCTCTCGCAGCGGGTGCATTTCCTCGACGGCGACACCGGGATCTCGCTGTACACCGACGGCGGTGCCGCGCAGTTCTCGGGCCTCACGATCCGGGAGTTCGCGACCCCCGTGTGA
- a CDS encoding LacI family DNA-binding transcriptional regulator: MSTTMRDVARAAGVSVATVSHVVNDKPGARIGEDARRRVHEAIEALGYRPNALAKTLSEGNSRFIGLVADAIATTPFAGQIIHGAQDEAWRHGFVLLVANTEGNAAAENDAIAMMLEHQVRGILYSTWYHREIDVPPPLQHTDTVLVNCFAADDAFPAVVPDEVQGGRTATEELLSAGHRRIAFVNTTSPSPARDGRLAGYRAALEDAGVASEDSLIFEAAPEQEGGYGIAGAVVASGATAVFCHNDRVAMGLYDGLRDRGLRIPDDVAVMGFDNQDVIAAHLRPPLSTVALPHYELGAAGVRTLLGLEAPASGARQLVACPPVLRESM; the protein is encoded by the coding sequence ATGAGCACGACGATGCGCGACGTGGCGCGGGCGGCCGGGGTGTCGGTGGCGACCGTGTCGCACGTGGTGAACGACAAGCCGGGCGCGCGCATCGGCGAAGACGCCCGACGCCGAGTCCACGAGGCGATCGAGGCGCTCGGCTACCGGCCCAACGCCCTCGCCAAGACGCTGTCCGAAGGCAACTCGCGCTTCATCGGCCTGGTGGCGGATGCCATCGCCACCACCCCCTTCGCCGGACAGATCATCCACGGGGCCCAGGACGAGGCGTGGCGTCACGGCTTCGTCCTGCTCGTCGCCAACACCGAGGGCAACGCCGCCGCCGAGAACGACGCGATCGCGATGATGCTCGAGCACCAGGTGCGCGGCATCCTGTACTCCACCTGGTACCACCGCGAGATCGACGTGCCGCCGCCGCTCCAGCACACCGACACGGTGCTGGTGAACTGCTTCGCCGCCGACGACGCGTTCCCCGCGGTCGTCCCCGACGAGGTGCAGGGCGGTCGGACGGCCACCGAGGAACTCCTTTCGGCCGGTCATCGTCGGATCGCCTTCGTGAACACCACGTCCCCCTCCCCCGCGAGGGACGGACGGCTCGCGGGCTACCGCGCCGCCCTGGAGGACGCCGGCGTCGCGAGCGAGGACTCCCTGATCTTCGAGGCGGCTCCCGAGCAGGAGGGCGGGTACGGCATCGCCGGAGCCGTCGTCGCCTCCGGAGCGACGGCGGTGTTCTGCCACAACGACCGCGTCGCGATGGGCCTGTACGACGGCCTCCGCGACCGCGGCCTGCGCATCCCCGACGACGTGGCGGTGATGGGCTTCGACAACCAGGACGTCATCGCGGCGCACCTGCGTCCGCCGCTGTCGACGGTCGCGCTGCCGCACTACGAGCTGGGCGCCGCCGGCGTGCGCACGCTCCTGGGACTGGAGGCGCCCGCGTCGGGTGCGCGCCAGCTCGTGGCCTGCCCACCGGTCCTCCGGGAGTCGATGTGA
- a CDS encoding DUF2273 domain-containing protein yields the protein MNPTITGALVGLILAAAALIFGFWGFLLVALFMAIGAVVGRIVSGEIDIRSIANAFSGRSTS from the coding sequence ATGAACCCGACCATCACCGGTGCCCTCGTCGGCCTGATCTTGGCCGCCGCCGCACTCATCTTCGGGTTCTGGGGCTTCCTCCTGGTCGCCCTGTTCATGGCGATCGGCGCGGTCGTCGGTCGGATCGTCTCGGGCGAGATCGACATCCGCAGCATCGCCAACGCATTCTCGGGTCGGAGCACATCGTGA
- a CDS encoding DNA/RNA endonuclease G, translating into MTDSVLRTVVRRETHSPRTGAMLVVVILLILAAVYAAVEIGLSLAGRPPLLVAPGAAFDALAALPTAVVPAALIAIGAAIAVIGLIVLVIAVAPGRLSRHEMTWGERAVVVDNGVVASSIAQHVSLESGIARENVVVGVAHRSVDVTVRPPLGIPVDIDGLRAIVDEEVASYRLTPSVRTHVRVERPLDAGKEDLR; encoded by the coding sequence ATGACCGACTCCGTTCTGCGTACCGTCGTGCGTCGCGAGACGCACTCGCCCCGCACCGGAGCGATGCTCGTCGTCGTGATCCTGCTCATCCTGGCCGCGGTGTACGCCGCTGTCGAGATCGGGCTGTCGCTCGCCGGCCGGCCGCCGCTGCTGGTGGCTCCCGGTGCCGCTTTCGACGCTCTCGCCGCGCTCCCCACGGCCGTCGTCCCCGCGGCGCTCATCGCCATCGGCGCGGCGATCGCCGTGATCGGGCTGATCGTGCTCGTGATCGCCGTGGCCCCGGGCCGGCTTTCCCGCCACGAGATGACCTGGGGAGAGCGCGCGGTCGTCGTCGACAACGGCGTGGTGGCCTCCTCGATCGCCCAGCACGTGAGCCTCGAGTCCGGGATCGCCCGCGAGAACGTGGTGGTGGGCGTCGCCCACCGCAGCGTGGACGTGACCGTGCGCCCGCCGCTCGGGATCCCGGTCGACATCGACGGTCTTCGAGCCATCGTCGACGAGGAGGTCGCGTCGTACCGTCTCACCCCGTCCGTGCGGACGCACGTCCGTGTCGAGCGCCCGCTCGACGCGGGGAAGGAGGATCTCCGATGA